One region of Nerophis lumbriciformis linkage group LG10, RoL_Nlum_v2.1, whole genome shotgun sequence genomic DNA includes:
- the map2k1 gene encoding dual specificity mitogen-activated protein kinase kinase 1 codes for MQKRRKPEPIQLNPIPDGNIINGAEATETNLEALQKKLEELELDEQQRKRLEAFLTQKQKVGELKDDDFEKICELGAGNGGVVFKVSHRPSGLIMARKLIHLEIKPAIRNQIIRELQVLHECNSPYIVGFYGAFYSDGEISICMEHMDGGSLDQSLKKAGKIPEQILCKISIAVIKGLSYLREKHKIMHRDVKPSNVLVNSRGEIKLCDFGVSGQLIDSMANSFVGTRSYMSPERLQGTNYSVQSDIWSMGLSLVEMAIGRFPIPPPDTKELEQIFGTAVEGGNSEVSSPKAHLPGRPSSCHGADNRPPMAIFELLDYIVNESPPQLPGLFSSEFQDFVNKCLIKNPAERADLKQLMAHPFLRQSEAQQVDFAGWLCSTIGLKKPGTPTHGSAM; via the exons AACAAACTTGGAGGCCCTGCAGAAGAAGCTGGAGGAGCTGGAGTTGGATGAGCAGCAACGCAAGCGCCTTGAAGCTTTTCTGACGCAGAAGCAGAAAGTGGGAGAGTTAAAGGATGACGACTTTGAGAAAATATGCGAACTTGGCGCAGGCAACGGAGGAGTGGTCTTCAAGGTGTCTCACAGACCTTCTGGTCTGATCATGGCCAGGAAG CTCATCCACTTGGAGATCAAACCTGCCATCAGGAACCAGATAATCAGGGAGCTTCAGGTGCTGCATGAATGCAACTCTCCGTACATTGTGGGCTTCTATGGAGCTTTCTACAGCGATGGAGAAATTAGCATCTGCATGGAACACATG GATGGTGGCTCTTTAGATCAATCACTTAAAAAGGCTGGAAAGATCCCAGAGCAGATCCTGTGCAAAATCAGTATTGCG GTCATTAAGGGTCTTTCCTACCTGAGGGAGAAACACAAGATCATGCACAGAG ATGTCAAGCCTTCCAACGTCCTAGTGAATTCCCGTGGTGAGATCAAGCTGTGTGACTTTGGAGTTAGTGGACAGCTCATTGACTCCATGGCCAACTCCTTCGTGGGCACACGCTCTTACATGTCT CCAGAGCGTTTGCAGGGCACCAATTACTCGGTTCAGTCAGACATTTGGAGCATGGGTCTGTCCCTGGTTGAAATGGCCATCGGACGTTTCCCTATCCCTCCACCTGACACTAAGGAGTTAGAACAGATTTTCGGGACTGCAGTGGAAGGAGGAAACTCTGAAGTGTCCTCACCCAAGGCTCACCTGCCCGGACGGCCGAGCAGCT GTCATGGAGCAGACAACAGGCCTCCAATGGCTATCTTTGAACTACTCGATTACATAGTCAACGAA TCTCCACCTCAGCTGCCTGGGCTATTTAGTTCTGAATTCCAGGACTTTGTCAATAAATG CTTGATAAAGAACCCGGCTGAGAGGGCAGACCTTAAACAGTTAATG GCTCATCCTTTTCTTAGACAGTCTGAGGCACAGCAGGTAGATTTTGCCGGCTGGTTGTGCAGCACCATTGGACTCAAAAAGCCCGGCACACCCACTCACGGCTCAGCAATGTGA